Proteins encoded by one window of Lates calcarifer isolate ASB-BC8 linkage group LG5, TLL_Latcal_v3, whole genome shotgun sequence:
- the tmx2b gene encoding thioredoxin-related transmembrane protein 2-B: MALLTPLFAFLYHLPQVYKWLLKPYYVASLFMSVAFLAVRKTPGICDHLATQREDGNSCDFDWREVEILMFLSAIVMMKNRRAITVEQHVGNIILFSKVANVILFFRLDIRMGLLYLTLCIVFLMTCKPPLYMGPEYIKYFSDKTIDDELDRDSRVTWIVEFFANWSPECQSFASVYADLSLKYNCAGLKFGKVDIGRYGEVSKKYKVSASPLSKQLPSLVLFQGGKEVMRRPQVDKKGRAVSWSFTEENIIREFNLNELYQKSKKFNKTKEDKVSQSQFPPVPEEEESEQQGGNTQKEETESKKDK; the protein is encoded by the exons ATGGCTCTACTGACGCCGTTGTTCGCTTTCCTGTATCACCTGCCGCAGGTGTACAAGTGGCTACTGAAGCCCTACTATGTAGCTTCTCTCTTCATGTCTGTAGCCTTTCTAGCTGTTCGCAAGACGCCTGGCATCTGCGACCATCTGGCCACACAGCGAGAGGACGGCAACTCCTGCGACTTCGACTGG agagaggtggagattCTCATGTTTCTCAGTGCCATCGTTATGATGAAGAACAGGCGAGCAA TAACGGTGGAGCAACATGTGGGCAATATCATCCTGTTCAGCAAAGTGGCCAATGTCATCCTGTTCTTCAGACTCGACATCAGGATGGGATTGCTCTACCTGACACTCTGCATAG tgtttttgatgACCTGTAAGCCTCCTCTGTACATGGGGCCAGAGTACATCAAATACTTCAGTGACAAAACCATTGAT GATGAGCTGGACAGAGACAGTCGTGTGACATGGATTGTTGAATTTTTTGCCAACTGGTCTCCAGAGTGCCAGTCCTTCGCATCTGTCTACGCTGATCTCTCTCTAAA ATATAACTGCGCTGGCCTCAAGTTTGGCAAAGTGGACATAGGACGTTACGGAGAGGTTTCCAAGAA GTACAAGGTGTCTGCATCTCCACTGTCCAAGCAGCTTCCCTCTCTGGTGTTGTTCcagggagggaaggaggtgaTGCGACGCCCCCAGGTGGACAAGAAAGGGAGAGCCGTATCCTGGAGCTTCACTGAG GAGAACATAATCCGAGAGTTCAACCTGAACGAACTCTACCAGAAATCCAAGAAATTCAACaagacaaaagaagacaagGTCAGCCAATCCCAGTTCCCACCAGtccctgaggaggaggaatcaGAGCAACAAGGAGGCAATACCCAGAAGGAAGAGACCGAGTCCAAGAAGGACAAATAA